GTCGGTCTGGCTACTGTGGCTATTTCCGATTCCTTTAATCGCCTGGCAATGGTTGTAGGTTGGGGAGGATTTTTCCCCGGACTTATCACCTCATTTATTCTCATTTTAGGACATACATTAAACATCTTACTCGGTCCGATGTCAGTGCTTGTGCATGGAGTAAGACTTAATCTACTTGAATTTTGCAACCATCTTGAGGTAAAATGGATAGGCTTTCCCTACAAGCCCTTAAGGAATAAGGAGGAAGACCATGGGAGATTTGTTAGGACAATTTAAAGATTTGGGATTAGGGGCAGTGCTTGCCTTTTCTGCTCTGGGTTCAGGTTTAGGTGCGGGAGTAGCAGGAATGTCGGCAATTGGCGCTTGGAAAAAAGCCTTTGCTCAAAATAAAATTGCTCCCTTTCTCATGGTTGCTTTTGTAGGTGCACCTTTAACCCAGACCATTTACGGCATGATTCTGATGAACAGAATGGCAGATTTAATTTCTCAAGGGAGTTTTTTGTGGGGCATAGGAATTCTTTCGGGATTAGCAATGGGAATTTCCGCTTTAATGCAAGGAAAAGCAGCTGCGGTTGCCTGCGATGCATTGGGAGAAACTGGGAAAGGTTTTGGTAACTACATTGTGGTTTTGGGAATTATTGAGACCGTGGCTTTATTTGTGATGGTGTTCACCTTGGGTATTTTAGCCAAGTTTTAGGATTTCTTAAAAACGATGGGCGATTAGCTCAGCCTGGGAAGAGCACTTGACTTACATTCAAGGGGTCAGAGGTTCAAATCCTCTATCGCCCAAATTGGCGCATGGCGGTTAGGGTATAACTCGTATAAATTGTTATTTCTTTTTAGAGAAAATTTTCGTAAAATATACAAACTCTCTTCACACTATAAACGGTAATTTGTAAACTGATTTCGGGCCCGTGGTGCAGCCTGGTTCAGCACGTCAGATTGTCGATCTGAAGATCGCGAGTTCAAATCTCGTCGGGCCCGCCAGTTGAGAAATGGAGCGTAAGAAAGAAAGTCCCTATAGGGACTTTCCGACGAGAAAACGAGGCGGCGCTCTTTTAAAAATAAGGTAATAGTCACCCATTTCGTACCAAATTTTTGTTGAAAGGAGCATGTTTTAATAACTTAAATATCGTAGGTAAAATGTCTTCATATCTATGATTAAATCTAAACGAAATTTCGCTCAAATAAAAAATGGAAAAACTTTTTAGGAATTCCCCTATACTGATAAAGCCAGTGTTTTGCATAACTCCAGAACCCTTCTATGCTATTAATATGGTCTCTGCCTTTGGGTTTTCCTTTCTCTTTGCTAACAACAACATGCTCGCCTCGCAAAGCAAGTGTTGCATACGCGTGCCAATCATCAGTGTAGTAAAGAGATCCTGGCTTTGTATGATATTGTATCAACTTTTGAACAATATCATTTTTTCTTTTGGCAATAGGAAATACCCGTATCATACCATTCCGTTTCAAAATACCAAAAACAATAATTTTACCACAAGCACCCCAACCACGTTTACCAGGTCTTTTACCTCCAAATGTCGTCTCATCACACTCAATTTCACCTGTAAGTGGTTCGCAACATTCTTCTCTAATGCTCAACAACTTGCGAATAACTGTAAAAAATCTCTTGATTGTCTTATAAGATATTTTAGTTCTAAACCTGAGCCGATAACCAGGAACTCCCAAAACAAAATATTCCAAAAGTTTCTTTTTATCCTTTTCAGATATCCTAAAGGAATCCCAGATACTCTTAAAAGTATATATGTATCTACATTTGTGACACTTAAATCTGTTATCTTTACATTTCCATGCCCAGTGGTGTCCACATTTTGGACATTGCCGTTTCATATACAGATATTTTACATAATTTTTGGTTCGTTTTCATTACCTATTACCTTATTTTATCGCTTAAGGGCAGAGGCGGACGAGCGACACCTTAATTTACTTGTTAAAGAGCGAGGACGCAGTCTCAGCCTTTGGCGGGACTGGCCGAATGAGATTACTTGTAATTATAAAAATAGGTTCGAACTTTGTTTAAAAGGCACCGAAAAATCTTGTTGAGGGATAACATCTTTAACAAATGAAATTACAGATAAAATTTATTATTTTCGGTCTTCTGTTGCTCGTGTTTTTTGGCTCGGCGATTTTCTTCTACCAGCGTTATCAAGAGACATCCCTGTTTAAATTATTCAATTCCACGGCTGAAGAAAGGATATTCAGTTTTGACCGAATCCTTGAAATAAAAGGGGAGACCTTAAAGAGCCTTGCTTTTGATTATACCTTTTGGGATGAGATGGTGGATTTTGTCAAGACAAAAGACAGAGATTGGGCAGAACAAAACATTAAAGAAGGCATAAAATCTTTTGGCGTAGACACTGCCTGGGTATATACAGAAGAATTTGACTGCATTTATTCAACCTGTAATCCCCAAGGCGGACAATGTGGGTGCCTGCCTTTAGAAAAAAAGCCCTGAGGAGTCTCTTTCAAAATAACCAGCGTTTCTGTCATTTCTTTATTCTTAATGAAGATAAGTTATGGGAAATCCGAGGGGCGAGTATCCATTCTACCCTTGATATAAAAAGAAAAGAATCTCCCGCGGGTTATTTCTTTGCCGCCCGGCTCTGGGATGAAGACTATATAAATGAACTTGCACGTATAACCCGGACTAAGATTAAATTGGTTTTTTCTCCGAAAGAATCAATCGCCGCTTCTAAGGCCACGACCGCGAGAGGTTTAATCACCTTTTTTAGAAAACTTCCCTCCTGGGATAATCAGGCTGCGGCTTATCTACAAGTAGAGATAACATCTCCTTTTATTTTGGCGTTAGCAGGTATATTAAAAGGGGATTTCTTTACGTTCATTATCTTTTTTGGATTCATATTTGTTGTCATTACCTTGGCAATTTTTAGATGGGTGAGTCATCCCCTGCGGCTAATTACCCGTGCCTTGAATAAAAACGACGCCGCCCATTTAGAACCTCTTAAGGACAATAAAGACGAATTTGGTGTTTTATCGCGCATTTTAACCCGATTTTTAAGCGAAAAGGATGGATTACAATATGAAATTAATGAGCGCAAGAAAATAGAATCAATGCTGCGCGAAAGCGAAAGACGCTATCGGCTTCTGGCAGAAAACACCAAAGATATTATCTGGACAACCGACCTGAAATTAAATTTTACTTATATTAGCCCCTCCTGCAAGGAAATCTTAGGTTATCTTCCGGAAGAGTTAATCAACCAGCCGGCAGGTAAAATCTTAAGCCCCACGAGTATTATAGAGGCAGGCAGGGTATTAAAAGAAGAATTGCTGCGAGAAATCTTGCCCCAAAAAGATTTAGGACGCTTCCGCCGGATAGAACTTGAACATATCCGCAAAGACGGCTCATCGGTTTTTTGTGAATTGATAGTGACATTTTTACGCGATGAAAAAGGCAAGGCAACAGGCATTCTGGGAGTCACCCGCGATATTACCGAGCGCCGCAGGATGGAGGAGGAATTAAGAGAAAGCGAGAGATCACTTCGTCAGGCGCAAAAACTGGCACATTTAGGAAGCTGGAAATATGTCCCTTCAGAAAATAAAACCATCTGGTCAGAAGAGATGTTTCATATTTACGGACTTACGCCAAAAGATGAGGCGCCCTCCTTTGAAGTTTTAAAAGAGATGGTTTATGAAGAAGACCGCCAGAATTGGCTTAAAATGTTAGATGCCGCCAGACATTCAGGCAGATTCCATAATTTTGAATACCGCATTGTCAGACCCGATGGTCAGATTCGCTGGCTTTTGGCAGAACAGTCTATTCAGCCAAAGACCGATGATTCACCCCGGATAATTTATGGCACAGTGCTGGACATAACCGAACGCAAGCGATACGAAGAAGAGTTGCTCGCAGCACACAACCGACTCAAATCCCTTCAAGAGCAACTTATTCAGGCGGAAAAATTGGAGGCGGTCGGTCGGCTTGCCGCCGGTGTTGCCCACGAGGTAAAAAATCCTTTAGGGATAATTTTACAGGCGGTTAATTATCTGGAAGAAAAATCAGCTTTAGGGAATCAGGAGATCCTGAAGATGATAAAAGATAATATCCGGCGGGCGGATAATATCATCAGTTCTTTAGTTGACTTCTCCCGTGCTACTAAGCTAACTTTGGCAGCCGAAAATATAAATGCGATATTGGAGAATTCAGTTAAACTTATTCAGCCACGGGTTAGATTGGAGAACATAGAAATAATTAGGCAATTTCAAGATAAACTCCCTTTTGTTCTAGTTGATAGGATAAAGATGGAGCAGGTCTTTGTGAATATTTTGGTAAATGCGGTTGAGGCAATGCCCGAAGGCGGTAAGATTTATTTACGTACCTACAAAAAGAGATTGGATAAACCTTCGTTGCGTATTGGAGACGAAAAAGAAGATTATTTTAGGATAAATGAAGACGCCGTCGTTGTGGAAATAGAAGATACTGGTAAGGGGATTGCCGAGAGTGAATTAAAGGAAATCTTTGAGCCATTTTTTACCACCAAATGCCCTGACCATGGCACGGGTTTAGGTCTGGCGGTAAGCAAAAACATCATTGATTTGCATAAAGGGCTCATTGAGGTAAAAAGCAAAGTTGGCCAAGGCACCTGCGTAATTATTACCTTAAAGATAGCCGATACCCCTTCTCACACCTCGTAGGTGTGTAAGGTTAAAAAAGGAGGCGCGATGCCGAAAAAAATAAGGGTCTTGGTGGTCGATGATGAAGAGGATTTTTTAAGAATCGCAAAATTAAATCTGGAAGAATCAGGAAGATTTGAGGTCATGACCCTGACAAGCGCCAAGAATCTAATCGAAAATGTGCATATCTTTAAACCGGATTTAATTCTTATGGATTTAATTATGCCGGGAATCGGCGGCATTGAGGCATGTGAGATGTTAAATAACGACCCCTTGGGTCAAAAGATTCCGATCATTGTTCTTTCTGCTTTAGATAAAGACGCTGATAAACTGGCTGCCTATAAAAAGGGTGCGGTGGGCTATCTGACAAAGCCGATAGAAAAGAAGGATTTGATTGCCAAGATCGAAAAAGCCCTGTCAACCAAAATAAAAGATACGCCTTAGGAAGAAAGAGGCCGCGGATAAGAAAAAGATAATGTCAACCGAAGCCAGAACTTCTGTAAATAACTTTCTTAAGGAAGATCTAATCTACCGTTAGCTTAGGATTTTGTGCGCTGTATTTATAGGCGTTCGTCGCCGTTTCCTCGCTTATCTTAAAGGTCCTTGCTATTGCCTTAGGCGATGTTCCAGCACAAAGGCAATTCTTCTATTTTTTTTGCCAATTTTTGATATAATGGGTTTTGTTTAAGCGCTTGGATTATAATTTTTACCACGATTTCTTATGCCGTGCGGATTGGTTTATTAGTTGTAGAAAAGTTCTAGAATTTTTCTGTTAAGCAAGTTTCATAAGGAGAATAAAGATGGATAGAGGAAGGATTGCTATAGAGAATGAAATTTTAGATAAATTAGCGGGAAAGGTTTTTTGCTGCAGGACCTTACGAATAAGCGCGACGTTATTTTTCAAGTTTTTATGGAAGTTTATAATTCTTCCTCTTGTCAGGCGTTTATGAAGAGAACGGGAGGATTGGAATTAGAGAAATTTTTTAACGAATTTATGTCCTACGGAATAATCGAGGAATTTTTACGCGATCCGGAAGTGGAAGATATAATGATAAATTACCTGTCTCCTATATAGGTGCATAAGACGCGGCAGGATATGATTGCTACGGATAAAAAATTTTCTTCGCGTGAAGAATTAGAATTATTTATTAAAAAACTGGTTATCTTTTCCGGAAGAAAGCATATTGGCAAGATAAATAACGTGTAATTGGCGGAGATAAAGGGGAGGGCAATATTGCGTATTCTCCTTTTGGGCCGCAGATCACTATTACCCGTGCTAAAGAAAAACCGCTGAGCATCATAGAATTAATCAAAAGTGAGACTTTAAGTTTAAATCTAGCAGCGCAGCTTTGGCTGTATGTGGAGGGGCTAAATGTTAAACCGGCAAATATAATTATTGCCGGAGGGCCCGGGTCAGGCAAGACCACGCTTCTTAATGCGCTTTTTAGTTTTATTCCTGCTAAAGAAAGAATTATAGTTATAGAAGATACATTACGTATGCGCCCTGATAGAGTAATTGTCGGAGAGGTGCGAGGCAAGGAGGCACAGGATTTAATGACAGCGATGAATATTGGCAAGTATTGCATGGGGACATTGCATGCTTCCACGCCTAGAGAAACGGTAATACGGCTTGAAAGCGAGCCGATGAATGTGCCCAGTGTATTAGTAAATTTAGTGGATGTCTTTGTTGTTATGCGCCGTTATAAGATAGACGGGGAAATTAAACGCGTTATAGGTGAAGTAGCCGAAACTGCCTTTCTAGAGGGGACTTCCGACGGTTATGCCCAGTTTGGGATAACCTGGTAAAAGGGCGATTCGGAGTAAGTATAAAAGGCGGAGAAAATTCTTCTCCGCCTTTTGTTTTGAGGATAATCTTTAAGTTTAATCCCCTATAAGCTGTAGCTAACCTTACTTAAGTAATTTATCTTCAGAGTCTTAAGTAAGATACCCTCTCAAAAGTTTACACCCTGAACCAAAAGTATACACTTTTAAGCAAGCGGTATCTCACCCTGTTTCCTATTCCAGCCGTCCTGAGTAAGAAACCCTTTCTTGGCCTCACCGTAGTAATCCGAACCGAGGATAAAGTTTATTCCTATCTCAGGAAAGCACACACTTTGTAATTTTTTAGATGTTCACTTAATAACTTCTTTTCCCCATTGGAAACCACCACATATCTAATATATGATTATATAGCCTCGCAGATTTCACACACTAAATAAGGGGCAATGTCAACAAAAAACTTTTATAAAGAAAAAAATAATTCCCCCTTGACAATTTAGGAAAAGTATGCTATAATTAGTTTGGAAGTTTTAAAAAGGGAGCCGGCCTAAAGTAATTCCGGTGCAAGGTAGCCGGGGTATTATACGGTTATCCCGGCGAAGGAGATAGATGTGCAGAGAAACAAGTTTAACCAAAAAGAAGGTGTAAGATGAAGAAGTTATTAATGGTTACAATTTTACTAGCAGGGTTGGCGAATTTAAGTAGCTTAACTTTGATTAGAATAACAGATGCTTATTTTCCTCCTCTTGGAGGAAAATTAGGTCAAATTCCTCTCTTGGGAAACGATCCCCCTGAATTACCGTTGATGGTACCAACTTCTTCTCAGGATACTACACATTTACCAGAACCCTCAGTTTCCGAAAATGAGAGGATTTTTTATTGGAAACGAACTTATTTGACTATAGGTGGATATGGTGTTGAAAATATAGGATTTTATACTGAAATTTTGCCAATTTTTTATGAAATAATATATTCACAAGAAAATTCTGAGAGATGTATATCCTTACTACCTGTTTTGTCTCGGGTATTGCCTCTGTCAATGAGCTTAATGATTGACACAGTCAATGAGGTTGTGGCACTTGTGCACATATTAAAGGTAGTTGCAGAAAACACTGCAAATGATAAGGAGGCTTGTGAAGTTTTTAACGAAGCTTGGAGAAACATAGATTTACATGATATTGATATGTTAGGGAGTATGGATAGATATATTTCAAGTAAATTTAGGACAGAATCCTCACCATCTATTCCTCCCTATATTGAAACAGCCTTGGTCTGGATTTTGAAAGGAGCTTTTGCAGAAGAATATAGAAGAGATATGGATGCAGAAGATTGCTATCAATATGCGATTGCTTGGCTTAAGCGTGGATTGGGCTTAGATATTGGTAACATAGGTTCTGAAGAAGAACAGCAAAAACTCGAAGAATATTTCTCAAATGATACAAACCTAGACTTAATGGGGAAGATTTATGGGATTATGCTTGCAACTGCTTACAAAAATTTAGCTCGTTGTTATTTTTCCGTTTGTTCAAAAAATAAGGAAACCTTAGAAAAATCATTACAGATAGCAAAAAGTGCTAAAGTAATATTGGAGGCAAGTAAGGGAAAGATTTTCTTTACGAACTCGGCAGTATATTTTAATATAGCTCAAATATATAATAATCTCTGGACCTTAGCAGAGACTGAAGAAGAAAGACAATATTACTTAGAAAATGCTACAGATTATTATTTAAGAAGTTTGGAATCTTTGAGATTCAAATTAGATGAGTACGTTGACTTATTCTGGTATCATTTTTGCCGTAACGACTTATTAGTCTCTGCCTATTTTACTCTTGGAGAAAAGTTTAAGGAAAGAATATTAATGGCAATTGCAAACAGTATGAGATTAGAGAAAAATGGGAGATATATGGAAATAAATAGCGAAGTATTTTCCGTCTTAATTAAAAATCCTAAAATATTCAAAGATCTTTTAGATTCTCCTTATATTAATAACGATCTTTTAGTAATGAGAAGTAGTTATAGTGGTGTTGGATTTGCTTCTAGTGATAATTGGCTACAATTGTTGAAAGCTCTTTTTAAAAGCGATGTTTTCCCTACTGAAGAAGTTGCTATAGAGTGGGCAAGCAATAATCCCTATATACAATTTTTGGTGGGAAGATATAAAAAGATATTTTCTGATACTTCATATTTTGTAAAGGCTCTGAGGTCTTTCTAGAAAATAAAAATAAAATAGTGTGTATAAAAGTTATTCTTCGCGAATTAACTAAAAGATTTTAAAAGTTTGATAATAAGGAAAACAATCGGAATAACAATAGTAAGAGTAAGGGTGGTTTTTATTATAAATTTTATTTGGCACGGCCAGGAAGAGAGGATATTTAAAATTTAATTAATAAATAAAGGAGGAAGAGATGAGAGGAAATATTTTATATTTAGGGTTCTTGGCGGTAGTAGTATTAGCGATGTTAGAAGCTCGTAGTTTAGCTCAAGAAACATCCATCCTGAAAAAAAAGAAAGAGAAAGAAAATCCTAGAGATATAGAGCCAATTTTATCTTCCGATAATAATGGTAGGCAAGGATTGGATACTCTTTTTGCTCTACTACAACAACTACAACAACCAAAAGATTCGGATAGAGAATGGCAACAAAAAAGCGTTAGTCTGAAACCCGAAGAACAAATTTCTGTTGCTGATTTAATAAATGGCCTTGTCTTGTCTAACAATCGAGCTATTATTCACGAAAGTAATACTTTAGTAATGGAATATTATAAATCCAGTTTTAGTGGAAAAAGCTATATCTATATATATATTCGACCTCCTATAATGGAAACTTCTATGGTTACCTTAGTAGTAGATGCTAATACTTTGAAGATAATAGAGGTTTTAGCATTTAAGCCAAGAGGTATAGTAGCTGTAAAATTAGATTCTGATCCTGATATGCCACTACGTGACTGGATTTGGAAAGTTTTAGATTTACCAAAAGTAACTCCTGAAATGTTAACCCGAGTCCAACTATGGGAGGATGCGCTGCAAAGACATAACGCTGAGCTTGCAGAAATAGTTCCCCAGAAGGATCGTATTCGTTTACCAATGTTTCTCCCCCCTAACGGAAGTTATGTTACAGTGTTACAAAGAGAAGCAGGAATTACTAGTGCTGAGACTAACCAGCCCTATTTACTTACTTTTGGAGCTGGGCCTTGTGTTATTGTTACATTATACGATCCCAACACAAAAATTGGTACATTAATTCATTTTGATGCAATTTCAGATATCAGAGGAGCACTGGGAAAGGTAATATACCATATGAAAATAAACGGAGCAAATATTGAAAGACTGGAAGCAAGAATAATCGGTGGAAATACAGGTTCTTCTGAGGAATTGATCTACCAGATTTATAAAGCATTAGAATCAATTGGAGGGATACAGATTGTAGAAAAAGATATCTTGGGTTTTGAATCACGTTCAATTATCATGGATACTAACACAGGCGAGATTTATGATCTGGTAGGAACTCCTTTTGTTGATCCCCTTAGACTTCAATTGATGGCGATAAATTTGTCTCCTGAAGTTGTATTAGTGAGAGAAGGGTTGATAAAGTAAAGTGCTAAAACAGGTTTAATTCAAGTGGTTCCTACAAGTAAACTTTTGTTTCTAATCGGAAACGGAAATTGCTCAAGGAATATCTTGTCTAATATCTTTATTAGTAGTAACTTACACACCTTCCGTCTCTAAAGAAACTGATATGTAAAATAATTTTACTCTTCGGGAACGCGCATCTCTCTCCTTAATTGTGTCTTTTAGCACCTCTATAGCATAAGTATCTGTAATTACTGGAGTTAAATCTTAGACAAAACCTGTTTATTTCTCTAAATTTCTGGCACAATTCTTGCTAAAGAATAAAATAGAAGCACACCTTGACAAAAAGAGAAATATGTGGTATAATTTATATAAAAAGAAAAAGGAAAACGACTTAAATAAGGTATAAATATATTTATTTTTTTGTCCAATGATTAAAGAGTTTAAAAAAGTTGTTAGGAAATTGCGAGAACCTAAAAGCCTAAGCTGGCTTATAGTTGTTATTTTATTAGCGATAATAACCAATCCCGTATTAGCCCAAGATTGGCCATTTGGACCAAGTTTCTTAGATATTGTGCCTGTGAGTCCGATAAACCAATATATAGGATATAAAATTGTTTCAGGTATGGGTGAGGAATTTACAGCAAAATATTTAACTAATCTAGCAGAAACTTATCCGGGTAGAGTATACATAAAACCATACAGAGGTCCATATGAAGGAGAAACAGTAGAGGTTTTACCGGAATATAAGCCTTACGGAGATATGGATATCCGTTGGAAATTAGCCCACCCGTGGCCGTGGATTTGGGGTGACTATTATGTAAAAATACGAAGAGTTAATGGTGAAGAGGATTGGTGTAATGTTAATAAAGACTGGGACAAGGTTATTTGGGTTCCTCGGACATTTGAACAAAGTAAAACAACCATAAGTAATTTATCCCATAATCCTGATATGCCTCATACCTTTGAAGAAAGAGGGATGAGACGCCCCCCAAAAGTTTCTGAGTTACCAAAACTCTATCTAGAAGCTGCTTCGGTTCGAGCTTTTTGGGCAAATGGTCGGGGTCTTACTGATAGAAAACTTGAGTTAATTTGGGAAGAGGCACAGAAGACAGCTATTTATAAAAAGGGTAGCTATCCTTTTGGAGAAGAAGATAAAATAGGAGACCTTGGGTTTAAAATTGATCCTTTTATTCTATTAGCGATCCTCGGAGCAGAAGGAACTGGTTCATTTGATACTAATAATAGCCTGCCGGACGATGATTTTATAAGAGATTTAGCCAAAGCAGGTAATCTTTTGAGGCAGTTAATCAAAGCTTGGATAGATAATGGTAAACCAGGTGATTGGTTACATTGGGTTTGGCGGGGAAACGCGGGTTCGAAATTTATAGGAGGATATGCGGAGGGGGAAGAGTGGTATAGAAATGTAAGATCCATGTACGACTATAGGCTTCAATACAATGAGGACGAATTAAGACGATTGATGGCAGATAGACGTTAAGTATTTATAGGATTTGATAGCCATCTTCGATTTTATAAAATAATCATTTTACTAAGAAATCAAAATAAAAAGTCATTTTTTAGTTTAGAGAAAAATAAATTCTCAACCCTTTTTTATCTTTTCCTTGCCATCTTTAACTCAATTCTGCTACAATAAAATATTTAATAATTAAACCCCCACATTTTTAAAGCCATGTCTGAAAATTTTACCCCGATGATTAATCAGTATCTGGAGATAAAAAAGGATTATCCCGATTCCATTCTTCTCTTTCGCTTGGGCGATTTCTATGAAATGTTTTTTGAAGATGCGAAAATCGCCTCAAGGGTTTTAAACATTACCCTAACTTCTCGTGAAGCAGGAAAAAATCGGCGTGTTCCGATGTGCGGAGTTCCTTACCATGCGGTAGATAATTATCTTTCCCGCCTTTTAAATGAAGGCTTTAAAGCGGTGATTGTAGAACAGGTTGAAGACCCAAAATTAGCCAAAGGAATTGTAAAGAGAGAAGTGGTACGAGTTGTTACTCCCGGTACTTTGACTACCGATAACCTTTTAAGGAGTAGCTTTAATAATTATATTGTCGCCTTGAATAAAAAAGAAAATCTCTTTGGTTTAGCAATTGCCGACATTTCTACCGGAGAATTTAGAATTACTGAAGTTGACGCCATAGAAAGATTCTTGGCCGAGATTTTTCGGCTTGAGCCCAAAGAAGTGCTTGTTCCCCACGCTTTCAAGGGAGATGAATCCTTTCAGAAAAGTTTTTTATCGGTTTTGCCTAAGTCAATTACTTATTATGAAGATTGGCTTTTTTCTTATGAAACCGCATATAATTTTCTTATTCGCCATTTTAATGTCGAGAGTCTTTTAGGTTTTGGTTGCGATGGTTTAGAAGTAGCCATTGGTTGTGCAGGGGCGCTTATCAAATATTTGGAAGAAACCCAAAAGTCCTCTCCCCGCCATATAAATCGTTTAAGTTTCTATTCAATCTCCGATTACATGCTTTTAGACTATGCTACGCAGAGAAATTTGGAACTGGTTAAAAACCTTTCTGAAGGAGCAAAAGAAAATACTTTATTTTATATTTTGGACAGGACTTTAACGCCCATGGGAAAACGACTTCTTTCCCAATGGCTCCTTCAGCCTCTAAAAGATACCAAAGTCATAAATAGGCGTCTCGATGCGGTGGATGAATTTTGTAAAAATAGTTCTTTGCGCCATAGCTTAAGGGAAAAATTAGAGCATATTCAGGATTTAGAACGTTTTGCCTCGCGTATCAGTTTGAAAATTACTTCTCCAAAAGATTTGGTTTCTTTAGCCAATTCCCTAAAAGTGGTAAAAGAGATAAAGAGAGAAATAAGTCAAGTAAACTCTTCTATTTTAAAAGAGATTCAAGAGAGACTGGATTGTATAGAGGAGGTGATTAATTTAATTGAAAGAGCGATTGTAGATGAGCCACCACACTCTTTGAGGGAGGGCGGGATAATCAAAGGTGGTTTTAATAAAGAACTCGACGAGTTGCGAGAAGTATTAAGGGGAGGAAAATCTTGGATTGCAGACCTGCAAAAGAGAGAAATCCAACGCACAGGAATTAACTCTTTGAAGGTAGGGTTTAATAAGGTCTTTGGTTATTATATTGAAGTAACTAAGCCCAATCTTAAATTTGTCCCTTCCGATTATATCCGCAAACAAACCTTGGTTAATTGTGAACGTTTTATTACTCCCGAATTGAAAGAGTATGAGGCAAAAATTTTAAATGCCGAAGAAGAAATAGATATTCTGGAATACAGAATTTTTACGGATATTCTGGACAAGCTTTCTCAATTTGTCCCCAAGATTCAAGAGGCCGCGAGGAATATTTCTCTCTTAGACTGTTTTTCTTCTCTGGCAGAGGTTGCTTTACGGAATCATTATAATCGGCCTGAGGTTAACGATGGTTATGAAATATACATTGAAGAAGGAAGACATCCCGTAATTGAGATAAATCTGGGGACGAATAAGTTTGTTCCCAATGATACTTTGTTGGATAGCGAAGATAA
This genomic stretch from Candidatus Omnitrophota bacterium harbors:
- the mutS gene encoding DNA mismatch repair protein MutS, which codes for MSENFTPMINQYLEIKKDYPDSILLFRLGDFYEMFFEDAKIASRVLNITLTSREAGKNRRVPMCGVPYHAVDNYLSRLLNEGFKAVIVEQVEDPKLAKGIVKREVVRVVTPGTLTTDNLLRSSFNNYIVALNKKENLFGLAIADISTGEFRITEVDAIERFLAEIFRLEPKEVLVPHAFKGDESFQKSFLSVLPKSITYYEDWLFSYETAYNFLIRHFNVESLLGFGCDGLEVAIGCAGALIKYLEETQKSSPRHINRLSFYSISDYMLLDYATQRNLELVKNLSEGAKENTLFYILDRTLTPMGKRLLSQWLLQPLKDTKVINRRLDAVDEFCKNSSLRHSLREKLEHIQDLERFASRISLKITSPKDLVSLANSLKVVKEIKREISQVNSSILKEIQERLDCIEEVINLIERAIVDEPPHSLREGGIIKGGFNKELDELREVLRGGKSWIADLQKREIQRTGINSLKVGFNKVFGYYIEVTKPNLKFVPSDYIRKQTLVNCERFITPELKEYEAKILNAEEEIDILEYRIFTDILDKLSQFVPKIQEAARNISLLDCFSSLAEVALRNHYNRPEVNDGYEIYIEEGRHPVIEINLGTNKFVPNDTLLDSEDNRFLIITGPNMAGKSTYIRQVALIVLLAQIGFFVPAKKAKIGVVDRIFTRIGAHDVLAKGLSTFMLEMIETANILNNATDRSLVILDEVGRGTSTLDGLSIAWAICEFIHNYLKARTLFATHYHELTELSLTLKGVKNYNISVKEWEDEVIFLYKLVEGGCDKSFGIHVARLAGVPQEVIRRAKEILSNLEINSLGKDSLPKLAKSEIEKLKEKQLDLFGNLSPSLIDELKQIDLDKITPLEAMLKLKDLQRRIENQKNKYQNDTSKV